The Streptomyces asoensis DNA window ACGAAGAGCCCGCCGAGCCCGAGAAGACCTCCGTCTGACCCTCACCCGCACATCGCACAGAATGAAGGAGCCCCCTGTGGCCGGCACCCTGAAGAACGTGACCGACGCCGACTTCGAAGAGGTCGTCCTCAAGAGTGACAAGCCCGTCCTGGTGGACTTCTGGGCCGCCTGGTGCGGACCGTGCCGCCAGATCGCCCCGTCGCTCGAGGCCATCGCCGCCGAGCACGGTGACAAGATCGAGATCGTCAAGCTCAACATCGACGAGAACCCGAACACGGCCGCCAAGTACGGCGTCATGTCGATCCCGACCCTGAACGTCTACCAGGGTGGCGAGGTCGCCAAGACCATCGTCGGCGCCAAGCCGAAGGCCGCGCTCGTCCGTGACCTGGAGACCTTCATCTCCGAGTGACGCACTGAGCCGTCCACCGACGGCTGATGTTTCACGTGAAACACGTAGGGGCCGGCCCATGAGGGCCGGCCCCTACGTTGTGTCTCACCTACAGGGGCCGCAGCGCCGGCTCCTTCTGTACCGCCCCCAGCAACCGGTCCAGCGCCATCTCCACGTCTTCCTTCCAGGAGAGGGTGGTCCGCAGCTCCAGCCTCATCCGAGGATGAGAGGGGTGAGGGCGCACGGTCTTGAAGCCCACCGCCAGCAGATGGTCGGCCGGGAGCACACAGGCCGGTTCCCTCCAGCGGGCGTCACCGAATGCCTCGATGGCCTTGAAGCCCCGACGCAGCAGATCCTTCGCGACCGTCTGGACCATCACACGGCCCAGACCCTGCCCCTGGTATCCCGGCATGATGAAGGCGGTGATCAGCTGCACGGCGTCCGGGGACACCGGGCTCGTGGGGAACGCCGTCGAACGGGGAACGTAGGCGGGCGGCGCGTAGAGCACGAAGCCCACCGGGATGTCATCGACATAGACGACCCGTCCGCACGACCCCCAGTCCAGCAGGACTGCGGAGATCCAGGACTCCTTCTCGAGGTCGGACGTACCCGTCCTTACCGCGGCCGCACCGCTGACGGGGTCCAGTTCCCAGAAGACACACGCCCTACAGCGCTTGGGAAGGTCTTGAAGGTTGTCCAGCGTGAGCGGTACGAGCCGACGCCCCATGAAGGCTGTTCCTCGCTTTCCTCGCTCGCGGCGTCGCGAGCGGCTGTCAGAGCGCTCCATTCCCTGAGCAGGCTGGCGACGAAGCCGCCGACCGCGCCCAGGCCCAGCCCGGCGCTCACCAGTCCCGTCCGGCTCATCGTTCGCATGCGCCTCGCCTCCCGCTCCGAGGTACTGCCAGGTGGATGCGCCACAACCTCTCCGCATCGTATCCACGATGCGATTCCATCGATACTGCCTGAAAGCAAAGAGCGGGCCGTTTTCCGGTACACACCGGACACGGCCCGCTCACTGTCCTACGACCGGCCCTGCCTGGGCCGGTCAAGGGCTCAGCCTTCGGATTCCTCGGCGTCGCCCTCCACGAGACCCTTCTGAAGGACGGGTCCCTCGCCGGGCGCCAGCGAGTCGAGGATGCGCTCCAGGTCCTCCATGGAGGCGAACTCGACGGTGATCTTGCCCTTCTTCTGTCCCAGGTCGACCTTCACCCGGGTCTCGAAGCGGTCCGAGAGACGGGTGGCCAGGTCGGTCAGCGCCGGGGAGACCCGACCGCCGGCCCTGGGCCCCTTCGCTCGCTGAGCCGTCTGCGGACGCGATCCCATGAGGGTCACGATCTCTTCGACGGCCCGCACCGAGAGGCCCTCGGCCACGATGCGGTGAGCCAGCCGGTCCTGCTCCTCCGAGTCGTCGACGGAGAGCAGCGCCCGGGCGTGACCGGCGGAAAGCACTCCGGCCGCCACGCGCCGCTGGACCGCCGGCGAGAGCTTGAGCAGACGCAGCGTGTTGGAGACCTGCGGGCGGGAACGTCCGATTCGGTCCGCCAGCTGGTCGTGGGTGCAGTTGAAGTCCTTGAGCAGCTGGTCGTAGGCGGCTGCCTCTTCCAGCGGGTTCAGCTGAGCCCGGTGGAGGTTCTCCAGAAGGGCGTCCAGGAGTAGCTTCTCGTCGTCGGTGGCCCGCACGATCGCCGGGATCGCCTCCAGGCCGGCCTCACGACAGGCCCGCCAACGACGCTCACCCATGATGAGCTCGAAGCGCGCGGGACCGAGCTGGCGCACCACGACCGGCTGGAGGAGCCCGACCTCCTTGATGGAGGTGATCAGCTCGTGCAGCGCGTCCTCGTCGAAGACCTCACGCGGCTGGCGCGGGTTCGGCGCGATGTGGTCGAGCGGGATCTCGGCAAAATACGCGCCGACCGGCGGCGCGGGTGTCTCCACAGAACCGTTCGACAGCAGTTCCTCTGTTTCACGTGAAACAGGCGGCAGCGTGGCCACCTTCGCCGCGGCCACCCCACGGTCGGTCGTCAGGACCGGTACGGCTGCGGGTGACGTGGTCGCCCCGCCTCCCAGTGCGGCCTGTGCCGGTGTCTTCTCCGTCGGTGCAGCAGGGATCAACGCACCCAGACCGCGGCCCAGCCCCCTCCGTCGCTCACTCACTGAATGCCCTCCACCAGATTCGGGTTGTTCTGAGCGCCGACGTGGGCGTGGGTCGCGTCGTAGCTGACACCGACACCCCTCAGCGCGAGCTCTCGTGCTGCCTCAAGGTAGGAGAGAGCGCCGCTCGATCCCGGATCGTAGGTCAGCACCGTCTGTCCGTAGCTCGGCGCTTCGGAGATACGGACGGAGCGGGGAATGCTCGT harbors:
- a CDS encoding ParB/RepB/Spo0J family partition protein, with the protein product MSERRRGLGRGLGALIPAAPTEKTPAQAALGGGATTSPAAVPVLTTDRGVAAAKVATLPPVSRETEELLSNGSVETPAPPVGAYFAEIPLDHIAPNPRQPREVFDEDALHELITSIKEVGLLQPVVVRQLGPARFELIMGERRWRACREAGLEAIPAIVRATDDEKLLLDALLENLHRAQLNPLEEAAAYDQLLKDFNCTHDQLADRIGRSRPQVSNTLRLLKLSPAVQRRVAAGVLSAGHARALLSVDDSEEQDRLAHRIVAEGLSVRAVEEIVTLMGSRPQTAQRAKGPRAGGRVSPALTDLATRLSDRFETRVKVDLGQKKGKITVEFASMEDLERILDSLAPGEGPVLQKGLVEGDAEESEG
- the trxA gene encoding thioredoxin, whose amino-acid sequence is MAGTLKNVTDADFEEVVLKSDKPVLVDFWAAWCGPCRQIAPSLEAIAAEHGDKIEIVKLNIDENPNTAAKYGVMSIPTLNVYQGGEVAKTIVGAKPKAALVRDLETFISE
- a CDS encoding GNAT family N-acetyltransferase → MGRRLVPLTLDNLQDLPKRCRACVFWELDPVSGAAAVRTGTSDLEKESWISAVLLDWGSCGRVVYVDDIPVGFVLYAPPAYVPRSTAFPTSPVSPDAVQLITAFIMPGYQGQGLGRVMVQTVAKDLLRRGFKAIEAFGDARWREPACVLPADHLLAVGFKTVRPHPSHPRMRLELRTTLSWKEDVEMALDRLLGAVQKEPALRPL